From Methanobrevibacter millerae, the proteins below share one genomic window:
- the cfbD gene encoding Ni-sirohydrochlorin a,c-diamide reductive cyclase catalytic subunit, protein MHPRPSPIAASLYTLRDMNVDVIVMHGPNGCCFRTGRLLEGDGVRVLTTAMAENDFILGAGDKLEETLIKAYEMFEPTLMGVVGTCASMIIGEDLKEAIANADLPCTVIPVESHGGSGEGDNTVGAIMVLDAAVEAGVIPRSEADRQIEMLEKATEIEKTRGMAQGRYIKPNFGDSKEAVAKEIVNALHDGKNVAFVLNAKKETSYLFADIFNFDYAQINPQNKPIIVANLDENIGLERIRGHAANIKKELPMEIDFITGGLDEYPITADKAYEFLKDKDLDMIVVFGVPHAFPIEKMDVESVAVTDGPRLVEPLRELGYTHVVAELDAHSKTLGTDEIVDSDFGMMIRSAIEWME, encoded by the coding sequence ATGCATCCGAGACCAAGTCCAATTGCAGCTTCCCTTTATACCTTGAGGGACATGAACGTTGACGTTATAGTCATGCACGGTCCGAACGGCTGCTGTTTTAGAACAGGCAGGCTTTTGGAAGGTGACGGCGTACGTGTGCTGACCACTGCAATGGCAGAAAACGATTTTATTTTAGGTGCTGGAGACAAACTGGAAGAGACTTTAATTAAGGCTTATGAAATGTTCGAACCGACTCTGATGGGAGTTGTTGGTACCTGTGCAAGCATGATTATTGGCGAGGATTTAAAGGAAGCCATAGCCAATGCGGATTTGCCGTGCACGGTAATACCTGTGGAATCCCATGGAGGTTCGGGTGAGGGTGACAATACAGTCGGCGCAATCATGGTTTTAGACGCCGCAGTCGAAGCGGGCGTTATCCCAAGAAGCGAAGCGGACAGGCAAATAGAAATGCTTGAAAAGGCAACTGAAATCGAAAAGACAAGAGGAATGGCTCAGGGAAGGTACATAAAGCCAAACTTCGGAGATTCAAAAGAAGCTGTTGCCAAAGAGATTGTAAATGCATTGCATGACGGCAAAAATGTTGCATTCGTTTTAAACGCCAAAAAGGAAACCTCCTATCTCTTTGCGGATATCTTCAACTTTGACTATGCTCAGATAAATCCTCAAAACAAGCCGATTATCGTAGCCAATCTTGATGAAAACATTGGACTTGAAAGGATTAGAGGGCATGCGGCCAACATCAAAAAGGAACTGCCTATGGAAATCGATTTCATCACCGGCGGGCTTGATGAGTATCCGATAACTGCAGATAAGGCTTATGAGTTTTTAAAAGATAAGGATTTGGACATGATTGTCGTATTTGGCGTTCCCCACGCGTTTCCAATTGAAAAGATGGATGTGGAATCAGTGGCCGTTACCGACGGGCCTCGTCTGGTCGAGCCTTTGCGCGAACTGGGCTATACTCATGTCGTAGCCGAACTTGATGCCCACTCAAAGACCCTGGGAACCGATGAGATTGTCGATTCGGACTTCGGAATGATGATAAGGTCAGCCATTGAATGGATGGAATAA
- the hisH gene encoding imidazole glycerol phosphate synthase subunit HisH, with the protein MITIIDYKSGNLKSISNGFKKIGEDFQITDDVEVISDATHLVLPGVGAFGSAMENLELFRDVIEEHIADDKPFLGVCLGQQVLMSESEESPNIRGLDLFKGRCEFLPKGVKVPHMGWNQLNVVKDSAILEGIDKEYFYFVHSYHVIPDDSDIIAGTCDYGIDVAASLSQNNLFSTQFHPEKSGKAGLRILKNFTSIKE; encoded by the coding sequence ATGATAACGATTATTGATTATAAAAGCGGTAATTTAAAAAGCATTTCAAACGGATTTAAGAAAATCGGGGAGGATTTTCAGATAACTGACGATGTGGAAGTAATATCTGACGCTACGCATCTGGTCCTGCCCGGTGTCGGTGCTTTCGGCTCAGCAATGGAAAATCTCGAGCTTTTCAGAGACGTAATCGAAGAGCACATTGCAGACGACAAGCCATTTTTAGGAGTCTGTTTGGGTCAGCAGGTATTAATGAGCGAAAGCGAGGAAAGCCCTAATATCAGGGGTCTTGACTTGTTTAAGGGACGCTGTGAATTTCTTCCTAAAGGAGTTAAGGTTCCCCATATGGGATGGAATCAGCTGAACGTGGTTAAAGATTCTGCGATTTTGGAGGGGATTGACAAGGAGTATTTCTATTTCGTGCATTCATATCACGTCATACCTGATGATTCGGACATTATCGCTGGAACATGCGACTACGGCATTGACGTGGCAGCATCACTGTCTCAGAATAATTTGTTTTCAACGCAGTTCCACCCGGAAAAGAGTGGAAAGGCGGGCTTAAGGATTTTAAAGAATTTCACTAGTATTAAGGAGTAG
- a CDS encoding C-GCAxxG-C-C family protein has translation MKLDTKILEEKIREYREFKSCSESTLMALCETAKYPMSKSDMCKLACGFAGGMGGTFDEGTCGALTGALMANGLLIDDEVKIKANAKILFETFKDEYGSVCCGVISKNGDDKSPCVDCCVFIADKLAELLDE, from the coding sequence ATGAAACTTGATACTAAAATATTAGAAGAAAAGATTAGGGAGTACAGAGAATTCAAAAGCTGTTCCGAATCCACATTAATGGCATTGTGTGAAACCGCCAAATATCCGATGAGCAAATCAGACATGTGCAAGCTTGCATGCGGATTTGCAGGAGGAATGGGAGGAACCTTCGACGAAGGAACCTGCGGAGCGCTTACCGGAGCGTTAATGGCAAACGGACTGTTGATTGATGATGAAGTAAAAATCAAAGCAAACGCCAAAATACTCTTTGAAACCTTTAAAGATGAATATGGAAGCGTCTGCTGCGGCGTAATATCAAAAAACGGAGACGACAAGTCCCCATGCGTTGACTGCTGCGTGTTTATCGCCGATAAACTGGCCGAATTACTGGACGAGTAA
- a CDS encoding TetR/AcrR family transcriptional regulator, giving the protein MKIEAGSTDEKIVDATFRILQKEGVEKTTTKKIAAEAGVNEVTIFRNFKNKKNLISVVKDYYLNIFIEMLENIFDFDEDEEMDDYLKNNFIERINLPEEKFSIVKIAMEEVREIPDKKLLISTITDAILNKLEEFFTMQREKGNIKDIDPRTIAITCFSITFQSVVLWKTYNNTLDFETEKYGDEFLNILYNGIKP; this is encoded by the coding sequence ATGAAGATAGAAGCGGGAAGTACCGATGAAAAAATCGTTGACGCAACATTTAGGATTCTTCAAAAGGAAGGTGTCGAAAAGACCACAACCAAGAAAATAGCTGCTGAAGCCGGCGTCAATGAAGTGACCATTTTCAGAAACTTCAAAAACAAGAAAAATCTGATAAGTGTCGTAAAGGATTATTATCTCAACATATTCATCGAAATGTTAGAAAACATCTTTGATTTCGATGAGGATGAAGAAATGGACGATTACCTTAAGAACAACTTTATAGAACGGATAAATCTTCCGGAAGAAAAGTTCAGCATAGTGAAAATAGCTATGGAAGAAGTTCGCGAAATTCCCGACAAAAAGCTTTTAATTTCAACAATCACCGATGCAATCCTCAACAAGTTGGAGGAATTCTTCACAATGCAAAGGGAAAAGGGCAACATCAAGGATATCGATCCAAGAACAATAGCAATCACGTGTTTTTCCATAACATTCCAATCAGTTGTTTTATGGAAAACTTACAATAATACCCTTGACTTTGAAACCGAAAAGTATGGTGATGAGTTCTTAAACATATTGTATAATGGAATAAAGCCTTAA